The Nocardia vinacea genome contains the following window.
CGGCCAGCAGCAGCGCGTCGCGATCGCCCGTGCGCTGGCGATGGATCCCAAGCTGATGCTCTTCGACGAGCCGACCTCGGCGCTGGATCCGGAATTGGTCGGTGAGGTGCTCGGGGTCATGCGCGAACTCGCGGCCGACGGTATGACGATGGTGGTCGTGACCCACGAAATGGGCTTCGCCCGTGAGGTTGCCGACCAGCTGGTGTTCATGGACGGCGGTGTGGTCGTGGAGGCGGGTAATCCGCGCGAGGTGCTCGCCGATCCGAAACACGAACGCACCAAGACGTTCCTGTCGCGGCTGCTGTAGCGGTCAGCGGCCGCCCAAGCCGATACGGAGTTGTCCGAGTAGGACTTTCGCGGCCGGACTGCCCGGGCGATCGCGCCGCCATGCCAGCGCGAGTTGTCCGTGCAGTTCCGGTTCGGTGATCGGCAGCACCCGCACGCCGAATGCCGCGGCCTCCTCGGCGGTGAGTGCGGGCACTACCGCGATGCCGAGGCCACGGGCGGCGAGCCGGAGCAACAGCGGAGGAGCGGCGGCCTCGAATGCGATATCGGGTTCGAATCCCGCTGCGGCGCAGGCTCGATCGAAGACACCCCGGATGCCGGTGCCGCGCGGTAGACAGATCAGCGGGTGCTCACGCAACTGTTCGAGCGTAATCGTGGCACGCTTCTTACCGCCCAGCGCGACCGCCGCGACCACCGGCGTATCGAGCACAACATCTATGCCGATATCGGCGCTGATCTCTGCACCCGTCAATCCGACCAGGGCGATATCCAGCTCACCGCTGCGCACCGCCGCGAGCATCCGTTCGGAGGTGTCCTCGGTCAGGCTGATGCCGACCTGCGGGTGGTCGTCGTGAAAATCCGCGAGCACCGAGGAGATATCGAATTCCTCGTCGCCCGCGCCGGAAATGCAGCCGACGCGGACGTGTCCGCGCAGCAATCCGGTGAATTCGTCCACCGTCGAGGTAATCCGCTCGGTCGCCGCCAGCGCGGCCCTGGCATCCGGTAGTACCGCCGCGCCCACCTCGGTCAAGGTCACCGAGCGGCCGCCCCGATCTAGAAGCTGTTGTCCCAGTTCATGTTCGAGCTGGCGGATCTGCGCGCTGAGTCCGGGTTGGGCCAGGTGCAATCGGGCGGCGGCGCGGGTGAAGTTGGCCTCCTCGACCACGGTCACGAAGTAGCGGAGTTGCCGTAGTTCCATAACTGATAATTATAGTAATAAGCAGAACTATCTGTTGTACTTCTGCCTCGAAACGCGGCATCGTCCATGGCATGGGAAACACCGCAGAGATCGTCGACACCTTCACCGGCCCCGTCTTCCGACCCGGCGATAGCGGATACGACGAAGAGATCGCCGGCTTCCAGGCCGCGTACCATCACCGCCCCGCATTGGTCGTCGGCGCGGTGCACGTCGAGGATGTGCGGGGTGCGGTGGAGTACGCCGCGCGCCACGGACTTCCGGTCGCGGTCCAGGCCACCGGGCACGGACTCTCGGTCGCGGCCGTCGGCGGCGTGCTGATCAGCACCCGCCGGATGACCGATATCCGGATCGACCCGCAGACGCGCACCGCTCGCGTCGGCGCCGGAGTGCGGGCGGGCGCGCTGGTCGAGGCCGCCGCACCGTACGGACTGGCGCCACTGAACGGCTCCTCACCGTCGGTCGGGGTCGTAGGTTACAGCCTCGGCGGCGGATTGGGCCTGTTGGCACGGCAATTCGGATACGCCGCCGAACATGTCCGCGTCATCGAGATCGTCACGGCGGACGGTCGAGTTCGCACGCTTACCACCGGCGACGAACTCTTCGGCGCGGTACTCGGCAGCGGTGGCAACTTCGGCGTGGTGACCGCGCTGGAGTTGGAACTCGTGCCGGTCGCCACCGTCTACGGCGGCCAATTGGTCTTCGATACCCCACTGGTCGAGCAGGTCCTGGAAGCCTGGAAGGACTGGACCGCAACGCTGCCCGACGAGGTGACCTCGACGGTGACCGTCATGACCTTTCCGCCCATTCCGCAGATTCCGGAACCGCTGCGCGGGCGCTATGTCGCGTCGATCCGGATCGCTTACAACGGATCCGCAGCGGACGGCGAGCGCCTGGTCGCGCCGTTGCGCGCGGTCGGGGATCGTTTGAAGGACGATCTGCGGCTCATGCCGTACACCGAATCGCACACCATCCACAGCGATCCGGACCATCCGCACGCGTATGCCGCCACCAATGCATTGCTCGGCGAGCTCACCGGAGAAACGTTGTCGGCCTTGCTCACTGCCACCGGACCCGAATCGCCGATCCAGGCGGTGGTCGATATCCGGCACCTCGGCGGTGCGCTGGGCAGGCGTGGTCCCGCGAATATTGCCGTGGACAACCGGGATGCCGAGTACATCGTTCGCGTCATCACCATGCCCGGACCCGATGTGGGTGACGCCGCGCCCGAGGATCACGCGGTGGTCCGCGCGGCACTCACGCCGTGGACCGTCGGCCACAGTCTGAACTTCCTCTACGGCGCGGGTGCCGCCGCCGACGAGGCGCAGACCAGAGGTGGCTACGCGCCGGACACCTACGCGCACCTGAGCGCGCTGAAGGCAAAGTACGACCCCCGCAACATGTTCCGCTTCAACCGCAACATCCCACCCGCGAATTGACGCGCTGGCCCGCGTGGGCCACAACTGTGCCGACCGAGGCCCCGCACGGATCCGCATCCGTACGGGGCTTCGTCATGACGCGTGAAAGCGGAAGTGTGTGGCATCCGCATCGGTGCTATCTTTGTGATATCACTTTGATACTCGGAGGATGTCATGAAGCTTCGGTCGGCGTTCCACGTCAACGGCTTTCTCGTGCTGGTGTCGTGGTTTGTCCTCACGTTCCTGATCGGTGGCGGCGCCATCGCCGGATACGCCGTGGCCGCGCACAACGACAATGTGCCCGCCTTGGTCGGCGCGATCATCGCGACCGTTGTCGTGGTCGTGCTCCTGCTGCTGGTCACCGGGCTCACCGTGGTGAATCCCAACGAGGCCAAGGTCGTTCAGTTCTTCGGCCGCTACATCGGCTCGCTGAGCGAACCCGGCTTCTACTCCGTGGTGCCGCTCACCGACCGGCGCAGCATCTCGCTGAAGGTGCGTAACTTCGAAACTCAGAAGCTCAAGGTCAACGATGCCGACGGTAATCCGGTGGAGATCGCCGCCGTCGTGGTCTATCGGGTGGTCGACAGCTTCAAGGCCGCCTTCTCGGTCGACGACTACGAGGAGTACGTCGAGACCCAATCCGAGGCGGCGGTGCGGCATCTGGCCACCACCCACCCCTATGACGCGCACGACCAGAACGCCACCAGCCTGCGCGACGGTGCCGAGGTGGCCGAGGAATTGACCATCGAATTGCGCGACCGCACCGATCTGGCGGGTATCGAGGTCATCGAGGCCAGGATCACCCATCTCGCCTACGCGCCGGAGATCGCCCAGGCCATGCTCGTGCGGCAGCAGGCGGCCCAAGTGGTCGCCGCGCGCACCCGCATTGTCGAGGGTGCGGTGGGTATGGTCGGGCTGGCGCTGGACCGGCTCGCCGAACAAGGCGTCGTCGAACTCGACGAGGAACGCAAGGCCGCCATGGTGTCCAACCTGCTGGTCGTCCTCTGCGGTGACCGCGCCACCCAACCCGTCGTCAACACCGGCTCGCTCTACTCCTGAGTCGCCTCATGGCCGAGCGCAAGAAAATCCTGCTACGCCTGGACCCGGCGATACACGAGGCCATTGCCCAATGGGCCGCCGACGATCTGCGCAGTATCAATGCTCAGATCGAGTACGCACTGCGCCTCGCGCTCAAACAAGCGGGTCGCGGCCCGAAGGCGAAACCCGCCGCGGAGTAGCCGCGAAATCAGCTCTGCCGCAACGATGCCGAACGCCCACGGGTGTTCGGCATCGTCGGCATTCGCATCCGACGATGCGTCAGTGCGCGAGCTCGTCGAGGAGTTCGAGACTGTCGGTGTACAGCGCGCGTTGCGCATCCCGGTCATATGACGCCTTCGACGACGGTTTCGTGGTGCGGCCGACGAAGTACTGGCCGGTTATCTCTTCGAGCGACGGATCGGTGACCAGCCACGCGAGATCCTCGCCCGATCGGCGCGGCGTATTCACACCGGGCAATAACACCAGACCCCGAGCGACCGTGCGCCACAACAGTTGTGCCGCCGACCCGGCGTCTCTGGCGAGTCCGGTGCCCGGCATCAATCCCGGATCGAAGGCATTCACCGTGATGTCGCGCGCCTCGAACTGTCGCGCCAATTCGTAGGTGGTCTGCAGATTCGCCAATTTCGACGTGCTGTAGCGGCGGCGGCCGTCGCGCTGCGCGGATTCGGTCGGCTCGGGCGGGTAGGCGAGGTCGCGGACATTCGTATCCAGCGGATCGGGCATGCCGGTGAACTGATCAGGATTATGCGTGCCCGAGGTGACGAAGACGATGCGCGCGGGCGCGATCAGGTCGTCCAGTAGTGCTTGAACAAGTGCGACGTGTCCGAGGTGGTTGACACCGAAGGTGGCTTCGACACCGTCTTCGGTGTAGCTGCGGCGGGTGAACTGCAGTCCGGCATTGCACACCAGCGCGCTCAACGGCGGTAGTCCGCTGCTACGGAATTCGTCGGCGAAATGGGCGACCGAGGCAAGTGCGCCGAGGTCGAGTGTTGCCGCCCGCGCGCCGATGGCGGCGGCTTCCGTCTGGGCCCGGTCGGCGTCGCGCCCGGTCACGACGACCGTCCACCGCGGATCGGCGGCGAGCACCTTCGCGCATTCGCGGCCGAGTCCACTCGTGCCGCCGGTGATCACAACAGTTCTGTCACTTGTTGTCATATGGCAGAGTCTGCCATATGGCGCGCTGTGCGACAATATGCGGATGTCGTTGCGGGATCGGAAGAAGGAGCGGACCAGGCGAGCGATCGCCGATGCCGCGCTGCGATTGTTCGTCGAACGCGGGTACGACTCTGTGACCGTCGCGGATATCGCCGCCGAGGCCGAGGTGGGGACACGCACCCTGCACCGCTACTACGCGAGCAAGGACGAATTGCTGTTCGCCGAGGACGACGAGCATCGCGCGGAGCTGGCTCGGCTATTGGCCGACCGTCCGGCCGACGAATCCCCGGAGGAAACCATGGCAGCGGTCATCGGCCCGTTGGTCGACCGCTTCGCCGGCCGCATTGCCGACGCCCGCGCCCGCGATGCGCTGATCGCGGCCAACCCGGCCCTGCAGGCTCGTGAGCTGGCCAAACGAAATGCGGTGGAATCCCTTGTCGCCGAACATCTTGCGCGTCGATTGGGCGTAGCGACGAGCGCCGATGTGCGGCCGCTGCTGTGGGCCAAAGTCGGCATGGCATGTTTCTTCGCGGGCTACGAGATCTGGCTGCACACCGGCGGCGACCTCGGCTCGCACATCGGCGATGCGCGAACCGCATTGCTCGATGAATTTCGTTCGTGACCCGGCGGTTCAGACGATGCCGCGTCCGCAGTAGCGTGATCAGGTGCCAATTTCGTTCGACACCAGTGGATTACAGCAGCTCGACAGCAATGCATGGCGGGATCCCGCCACGGGCGACATTGTCCAGTTGAGTTACTTCGATCTGGTACCAGATCTGCCCGCACCACTGACGGACCTGGCTACGCTGCGCCGCGGGCTCACGGAGATCCATGCCGAAAGCGGTTGTCTCATCGAGGCCTTCGTCGTCGGTATCGACTCGCAACCCGCGCTGCTGCGGCTGCAGAAGATGCGACTGCCGGATCAGCCCACGGGCCTGGTCTTCGTCGCCTCGCTCACCGTGCCGAAGGCGAATTGCAGTGCGGTGCTACAGATCCTCTGCCCGGAGACCGGCACCACCGGAATCCGTGAGGCGGTACTCGCACTGGAAATCGGCTTCGACAATATGTATCCGCCCCATCCGTACGCACCCGGTCTGCAAGGCGCGCTGCCCTACAACATGGCCGATGACCTGCGCTGGGACGAGCGCTTCCCCGATCATCCGCTCTCGCGTGCCCGCCGCTGGGTGGCGTATACCTGCCCCGCCGCCCGGCTCGATCCGAACTTCGCGGCCCTCCCGGCGTTCTGAGAAATCACGCGTTGGCAGGTTTGTGGGTGACGAAGATGGCGGTGCCGGGGAACAACTCACCCCGCAGCGGACTCCACTGTCCCCACTCTCGCTCGAGCCACTCCGGCCAGTCCGGTTCCACGATGTCATCGAGCAGCAGCCCCGCGGCGACGATCTCGCGCACGCGATCCCCGATGGTGCGGTGGTGTTCGACGTAGGTCGGCGCGCCCTCGCTGTCTACCTCTACATACGGCGTGCGGTCGAAATATGGGATCGAGGCGGTCAGACCGGCGGGTCCGGGGTCGTCCGGAAATATCCAGCGCATCGGATGGTTCACCGAGAACACCCAGCGACCGCCCGGCCGCAACACCCGCGCAACCTCGCGCATCAACAGTTCGGAGTCCGCGACGAACGGGACCGCGCCGAAGGATGAACACGCCAGATCGAAGGATTCATCGGCGAATGGCAATGCCTCCGCCCCCGCCTGCACCAATGGCACCCGCGGGCCGCCGCGCGCCATCGCAGCGAGTCCGCGCGTGAGCATCCCCATGGACAGGTCGAGCCCGACCGGCTGCGCCCCCTGCCCGGCCAACCAGCGCGAACAGGGTGCGGATCCGCATCCGATCTCCAGGATCCGCTTACCCGCGACCTCGCCCAGGAAATGCATGTCGCCCTCATGCAAGCCCTCCGGGCACCAGATGAATTCGCCCTCGGGGGAGTCGACGCCGAGAAAGTCGGCGTGGGTTTCGTGATACTGGTCGGCATCGGCGTCCCACCAGCGCCGACTGGCCTGCTGACTGCCGGCCGAGCCGATTCTGGTCCGCGCGGTCGCAGTGGTCCCGAGCAGCGCATTTGCCTGCGCATGGCGATCTTCCGACACGCCGTCAGACTATCCCGGCGTGGCGTCGGGACCGGTTTGCCCGGCCGGACCAAGGTCGCGTACGCTGAACGCGCGAGTGTCTTGGGTACTGCCCGTACCGGTGCCACTGCAGTAACAATCTGCGGGGGCAACTGTACAGAAAGTAACGCCAACACCCGTGCTGGGTTTCACAAGCGTTTGCGTGCGGTACGTTCATTATGTCCGTCACGTCGCGTCATCGCGGTGAGATCGCAGCGTACCGAAAGTTCCAATGTCCGCAACCGACCACAATCCGTCCGGAGCAAACCGACATATGCCCACCACCGTCACCTCGCCGCAGGTAGCCGTCAACGATATCGGCTCCGCCGAGGACTTCCTCGCCGCCATCGACGCCACGATCAAGTACTTCAACGACGGCGACATCGTCGAAGGAACCATCGTCAAGGTCGATCGCGACGAGGTCCTGCTCGACATCGGTTACAAGACCGAAGGCGTCATCCCCTCTCGCGAACTCTCCATCAAGCACGATGTCGACCCCAACGAGGTCGTTTCCGTGGGCGATGAGGTCGAGGCTCTTGTTCTCACCAAGGAGGACAAAGAAGGCCGCCTGATCCTGTCGAAGAAGCGGGCGCAGTACGAGCGGGCGTGGGGCACCATCGAGGAGCTCAAGGAGAAGGACGAGGCCGTCAAGGGCACCGTCATCGAGGTCGTCAAGGGCGGTCTGATCCTGGACATCGGTCTGCGCGGCTTCCTCCCGGCCTCCCTGGTCGAGATGCGCCGGGTCCGCGACCTCCAGCCGTACGTCGGCAAGGAGATCGAGGCCAAGATCATCGAGCTGGACAAGAACCGCAACAATGTGGTCCTGTCCCGCCGCGCCTGGCTCGAGCAGACCCAGTCCGAGGTTCGCAGCGAGTTCCTGCACCAGCTGCAGAAGGGCCAGGTCCGCAAGGGCGTGGTCTCCTCGATCGTCAACTTCGGCGCGTTCGTCGATCTCGGTGGCGTCGACGGTCTGGTGCACGTCTCCGAGCTGTCCTGGAAGCACATCGACCACCCGTCCGAGGTTGTCGAGGTCGGCAACGAGGTCACCGTCGAGGTCCTCGACGTCGACCTGGACCGCGAGCGGGTTTCGCTGTCGCTCAAGGCGACCCAGGAAGACCCGTGGCGTCAGTTCGCCCGTACCCACGCGATCGGCCAGATCGTGCCGGGCAAGGTCACCAAGCTGGTTCCGTTCGGTGCGTTCGTGCGCGTCGAAGAGGGCATCGAGGGCCTGGTGCACATCTCCGAGCTGGCCGAGCGCCACGTGGAGGTCCCGGACCAGGTTGTCGCGGTCGGCGACGACGCGATGGTCAAGGTCATCGACATCGACCTGGAGCGTCGCCGGATCTCGCTGTCGCTGAAGCAGGCGAACGAGGACTACCACGCCGAGTTCGACCCGTCGAAGTACGGCATGGCCGACAGCTACGACGACCAGGGCAACTACATCTTCCCCGAGGGCTTCGACCCCGACACCAACGAGTGGCTCGAGGGCTTCGACAAGCAGCGCGAAGAGTGGGAAGGCCGCTACGCCGAGGCGGAGCGTCGCCACAAGATGCACACCGCGCAGATGGAGAAGATGGCGGCCGACGCTGCGGCCGAGGCCGCGAACGGCGGCGGCGCGTCGGGCAACTACTCCTCCGAGAGTGGTTCGCAGGCGTCCTCCGGCCAGGCCGAGTCCTCCGGCGGTTCGCTCGCCAGCGACGCCCAGCTCGCGGCCCTGCGTGAGAAGCTCTCCGGCAACGCCTGATTCTCGGGGACACCTGATTCAACAGCGCAGTAGCGAAGGCCCCGGTCCGATCGGACCGGGGCCTTTGTCTTGCTCGCGGGAGCGAGCGCGTTGGTTGTGCGTCAACTGAATTCGCCGGGTAGTTCACCGGATTCGCCGGTAGTGTGCCCGGACATGGGGAGCAATCCGGGCAAGAACGATTATCTCGACCAAGTGGTGGCGCAGCAGGCGGCGCTGGAGGGGGATCTGCGCACGCGCAAGTCGGTCGCACCCGCGCAAGCGTTCGCCGGGGCACCGGCGGCGCCGGGCGGTCCGGTGTCGCGCGGCGCGATCGCCAAGCGAGCAGATCGAGTCGGACCGACACCGCAGGGCAGTGCACCCGGCCCGGTGGAGGTTCGGGTCGCTGGATTTTGGCGCTGGCAAACGGTTTTGGTGCCGCCCAATGCCTTTGTGGTGCACACGCGCCGGGGTCGCGGCGAACCGCTGCACATCGGACTCGGGGTTTCGTTCCGCTTCAACCCCGCGACGGATTCGTATCTCGTCGTGCCGGGCGCGATGCAGACGATACTCATCAACGCCTACTGCATCTGCAGTGAACTGCAGGGCGTGCTGGTGCAGGGCTATGTGCAGTGGATCATCGAGGATTTCGCCACCGCCTATCGCAAGCTGGACTTCTCTGATGCCGAAGATCCCATGCGACTGGTCAACATTCAGCTGC
Protein-coding sequences here:
- a CDS encoding LysR family transcriptional regulator, whose translation is MELRQLRYFVTVVEEANFTRAAARLHLAQPGLSAQIRQLEHELGQQLLDRGGRSVTLTEVGAAVLPDARAALAATERITSTVDEFTGLLRGHVRVGCISGAGDEEFDISSVLADFHDDHPQVGISLTEDTSERMLAAVRSGELDIALVGLTGAEISADIGIDVVLDTPVVAAVALGGKKRATITLEQLREHPLICLPRGTGIRGVFDRACAAAGFEPDIAFEAAAPPLLLRLAARGLGIAVVPALTAEEAAAFGVRVLPITEPELHGQLALAWRRDRPGSPAAKVLLGQLRIGLGGR
- a CDS encoding FAD-binding oxidoreductase gives rise to the protein MGNTAEIVDTFTGPVFRPGDSGYDEEIAGFQAAYHHRPALVVGAVHVEDVRGAVEYAARHGLPVAVQATGHGLSVAAVGGVLISTRRMTDIRIDPQTRTARVGAGVRAGALVEAAAPYGLAPLNGSSPSVGVVGYSLGGGLGLLARQFGYAAEHVRVIEIVTADGRVRTLTTGDELFGAVLGSGGNFGVVTALELELVPVATVYGGQLVFDTPLVEQVLEAWKDWTATLPDEVTSTVTVMTFPPIPQIPEPLRGRYVASIRIAYNGSAADGERLVAPLRAVGDRLKDDLRLMPYTESHTIHSDPDHPHAYAATNALLGELTGETLSALLTATGPESPIQAVVDIRHLGGALGRRGPANIAVDNRDAEYIVRVITMPGPDVGDAAPEDHAVVRAALTPWTVGHSLNFLYGAGAAADEAQTRGGYAPDTYAHLSALKAKYDPRNMFRFNRNIPPAN
- a CDS encoding SPFH domain-containing protein yields the protein MKLRSAFHVNGFLVLVSWFVLTFLIGGGAIAGYAVAAHNDNVPALVGAIIATVVVVVLLLLVTGLTVVNPNEAKVVQFFGRYIGSLSEPGFYSVVPLTDRRSISLKVRNFETQKLKVNDADGNPVEIAAVVVYRVVDSFKAAFSVDDYEEYVETQSEAAVRHLATTHPYDAHDQNATSLRDGAEVAEELTIELRDRTDLAGIEVIEARITHLAYAPEIAQAMLVRQQAAQVVAARTRIVEGAVGMVGLALDRLAEQGVVELDEERKAAMVSNLLVVLCGDRATQPVVNTGSLYS
- a CDS encoding toxin-antitoxin system HicB family antitoxin translates to MAERKKILLRLDPAIHEAIAQWAADDLRSINAQIEYALRLALKQAGRGPKAKPAAE
- a CDS encoding SDR family NAD(P)-dependent oxidoreductase, which translates into the protein MTTSDRTVVITGGTSGLGRECAKVLAADPRWTVVVTGRDADRAQTEAAAIGARAATLDLGALASVAHFADEFRSSGLPPLSALVCNAGLQFTRRSYTEDGVEATFGVNHLGHVALVQALLDDLIAPARIVFVTSGTHNPDQFTGMPDPLDTNVRDLAYPPEPTESAQRDGRRRYSTSKLANLQTTYELARQFEARDITVNAFDPGLMPGTGLARDAGSAAQLLWRTVARGLVLLPGVNTPRRSGEDLAWLVTDPSLEEITGQYFVGRTTKPSSKASYDRDAQRALYTDSLELLDELAH
- a CDS encoding TetR/AcrR family transcriptional regulator, which translates into the protein MSLRDRKKERTRRAIADAALRLFVERGYDSVTVADIAAEAEVGTRTLHRYYASKDELLFAEDDEHRAELARLLADRPADESPEETMAAVIGPLVDRFAGRIADARARDALIAANPALQARELAKRNAVESLVAEHLARRLGVATSADVRPLLWAKVGMACFFAGYEIWLHTGGDLGSHIGDARTALLDEFRS
- a CDS encoding class I SAM-dependent methyltransferase; the encoded protein is MSEDRHAQANALLGTTATARTRIGSAGSQQASRRWWDADADQYHETHADFLGVDSPEGEFIWCPEGLHEGDMHFLGEVAGKRILEIGCGSAPCSRWLAGQGAQPVGLDLSMGMLTRGLAAMARGGPRVPLVQAGAEALPFADESFDLACSSFGAVPFVADSELLMREVARVLRPGGRWVFSVNHPMRWIFPDDPGPAGLTASIPYFDRTPYVEVDSEGAPTYVEHHRTIGDRVREIVAAGLLLDDIVEPDWPEWLEREWGQWSPLRGELFPGTAIFVTHKPANA
- the rpsA gene encoding 30S ribosomal protein S1 → MPTTVTSPQVAVNDIGSAEDFLAAIDATIKYFNDGDIVEGTIVKVDRDEVLLDIGYKTEGVIPSRELSIKHDVDPNEVVSVGDEVEALVLTKEDKEGRLILSKKRAQYERAWGTIEELKEKDEAVKGTVIEVVKGGLILDIGLRGFLPASLVEMRRVRDLQPYVGKEIEAKIIELDKNRNNVVLSRRAWLEQTQSEVRSEFLHQLQKGQVRKGVVSSIVNFGAFVDLGGVDGLVHVSELSWKHIDHPSEVVEVGNEVTVEVLDVDLDRERVSLSLKATQEDPWRQFARTHAIGQIVPGKVTKLVPFGAFVRVEEGIEGLVHISELAERHVEVPDQVVAVGDDAMVKVIDIDLERRRISLSLKQANEDYHAEFDPSKYGMADSYDDQGNYIFPEGFDPDTNEWLEGFDKQREEWEGRYAEAERRHKMHTAQMEKMAADAAAEAANGGGASGNYSSESGSQASSGQAESSGGSLASDAQLAALREKLSGNA